The following are encoded together in the Tripterygium wilfordii isolate XIE 37 chromosome 18, ASM1340144v1, whole genome shotgun sequence genome:
- the LOC119984599 gene encoding stress-related protein-like, which yields MAELEANQQTERVGDNERKLKYLDFVQVAAIYFVVCFSTIYEYAKENSGPLKAGVQTVEGTVKTVIGPVYEKFQNVPFELLKFADRKVDESLSELDRYVPSLVKQASSQARFVASEVQRAGVVDAAKSITKTVYTKYEPTAKELYGKYEPMAEQYAVASWRLLNRLPLFTQVAQIAVPTAVYWSEKYNRTVCYAVERGHAAAWYLPVIPVERIAKVFEETENGLTVSTDGEAAVAQ from the exons ATGGCAGAATTGGAAGCCAATCAGCAAACAGAGAGG GTTGGAGACAATGAGAGAAAGCTCAAATATCTAGATTTTGTTCAAGTGGCGGCGATCTACTTCGTCGTCTGCTTTTCAACGATCTATGAATACGCCAAGGAGAACTCTGGTCCACTTAAAGCTGGCGTCCAGACCGTTGAAGGCACCGTCAAAACCGTCATCGGCCCTGTCTACGAGAAGTTCCAGAACGTCCCCTTCGAGCTCCTCAAATTCGCAGATCGTAAG GTGGACGAGTCATTGAGCGAGTTGGATCGGTACGTGCCGTCACTGGTGAAGCAGGCGTCTAGCCAAGCCAGATTCGTGGCGTCGGAGGTGCAGCGCGCCGGTGTGGTGGACGCTGCGAAGAGCATCACGAAGACTGTGTACACCAAGTATGAGCCTACGGCGAAAGAGCTGTATGGAAAGTACGAGCCGATGGCAGAACAGTACGCTGTGGCTTCGTGGCGGCTACTGAACCGGCTTCCCTTGTTTACGCAGGTGGCTCAGATCGCGGTACCAACGGCAGTTTACTGGTCTGAGAAATACAATCGGACTGTTTGCTACGCTGTAGAGAGAGGACACGCGGCGGCGTGGTATTTACCGGTGATCCCAGTGGAGAGGATTGCTAAGGTGTTCGAGGAGACTGAGAATGGGCTCACTGTTTCCACCGATGGAGAAGCTGCCGTGGCGCAATGA
- the LOC119983530 gene encoding uncharacterized protein OsI_027940-like isoform X3 — translation MSRHPELKWAQRQDKVFITVQLPDSKDAKVNLEPEGVFTFSASGGAETHLYELKLELHDKVNVEESKVHVGPRSIFCILEKAEEGWWKKLLRGDGKAPHYVKVDWDKWADEDDDTATATGPGDLDMGGMDFSNFGGMGDMGMGGMGGMGGLSGLTGMGMGGMGGMGGMGMGGVGDDGPGEFDDSDDEDEVAKPEAEDVEKAAEKDAGTSVAGTREDKK, via the exons ATGAG TCGCCATCCTGAGTTGAAGTGGGCCCAGAGGCAAGACAAAGTTTTTATCACTGTGCAATTGCCTGATTCAAAGGATGCAAAGGTGAATCTCGAGCCAGAGGGGGTCTTTACTTTCTCAGCTAGTGGTGGAGCTGAAACCCACCTTTATGAACTGAAATTGGAGCTTCATGATAAGGTCAATGTGGAG GAAAGTAAAGTCCATGTAGGGCCAAGGAGCATTTTCTGCATCTTGGAGAAAGCTGAAGAGGGATGGTGGAAAAAGTTACTGCGTGGAGATGGCAAGGCGCCTCATTACGTGAAGGTTGATTGGGACAAATGGgcggatgaagatgatgatactGCTACTGCTACTG GTCCTGGTGACTTGGACATGGGAGGAATGGATTTCTCT AATTTCGGGGGGATGGGAGACATGG GCATGGGTGGCATGGGTGGCATGGGAGGCTTGAGTGGCTTGACTGGCATGGGTATGGGAGGCATGGGTGGAATGGGCGGCATGGGTATGGGTGGCGTGGGTGATGATGGTCCAGGTGAATTTGATGATAGTGACGATGAAG ATGAAGTTGCAAAGCCAGAAGCTGAGGATGTTGAGAAGGCTGCTGAAAAGGATGCTGGCACGAGTGTAGCAGGCACACGAGAAGATAAAAAGTAA
- the LOC119983659 gene encoding sm-like protein LSM4 → MLPLSLLKTAQGHPMLVELKNGETYNGHLVNCDTWMNIHLREVICTSKDGDRFWRMPECYIRGNTIKYLRVPDEVIDKVQEETKARSDRKPPGVGRGRGRGREDVAGGRGAKGIGRGFDDGGAKGVAGRGRGGSSGKPGGNRGGGRGRG, encoded by the exons ATG CTTCCTCTATCTCTACTTAAGACCGCTCAAGGTCATCCCATG TTGGTGGAACTGAAGAATGGGGAAACTTATAATGGACATCTAGTCAATTGTGACACTTGGATGAACATCCATCTGCGAGAAGTCATCTGTACCTCTAAG GATGGAGATAGGTTTTGGCGTATGCCTGAGTGCTACATTCGTGGGAATACGATTAAGTATCTTCGAGTTCCTGATGAG GTGATTGATAAAGTTCAGGAAGAAACGAAGGCGAGATCAG ATCGGAAGCCACCTGGTGTGGGACGTGGAAGAGGGAGAGGCAGAGAGGATGTTGCTGGTGGGAGGGGAGCTAAAGGAATTGGGCGTGGCTTCGATGATGGTGGTGCTAAGGGTGTGGCAGGCAGAGGAAGGGGGGGATCAAGTGGAAAACCTGGCGGAAACAGAG GTGGAGGTCGAGGCCGAGGTTGA
- the LOC119983530 gene encoding uncharacterized protein OsI_027940-like isoform X2 has product MSRHPELKWAQRQDKVFITVQLPDSKDAKVNLEPEGVFTFSASGGAETHLYELKLELHDKVNVEESKVHVGPRSIFCILEKAEEGWWKKLLRGDGKAPHYVKVDWDKWADEDDDTATATGPGDLDMGGMDFSNFGGMGDMGMGGMGGMGGMGGMGGMGGLSGLTGMGMGGMGGMGGMGMGGVGDDGPGEFDDSDDEDEVAKPEAEDVEKAAEKDAGTSVAGTREDKK; this is encoded by the exons ATGAG TCGCCATCCTGAGTTGAAGTGGGCCCAGAGGCAAGACAAAGTTTTTATCACTGTGCAATTGCCTGATTCAAAGGATGCAAAGGTGAATCTCGAGCCAGAGGGGGTCTTTACTTTCTCAGCTAGTGGTGGAGCTGAAACCCACCTTTATGAACTGAAATTGGAGCTTCATGATAAGGTCAATGTGGAG GAAAGTAAAGTCCATGTAGGGCCAAGGAGCATTTTCTGCATCTTGGAGAAAGCTGAAGAGGGATGGTGGAAAAAGTTACTGCGTGGAGATGGCAAGGCGCCTCATTACGTGAAGGTTGATTGGGACAAATGGgcggatgaagatgatgatactGCTACTGCTACTG GTCCTGGTGACTTGGACATGGGAGGAATGGATTTCTCT AATTTCGGGGGGATGGGAGACATGG GCATGGGAGGCATGGGTGGCATGGGAGGCATGGGTGGCATGGGTGGCATGGGAGGCTTGAGTGGCTTGACTGGCATGGGTATGGGAGGCATGGGTGGAATGGGCGGCATGGGTATGGGTGGCGTGGGTGATGATGGTCCAGGTGAATTTGATGATAGTGACGATGAAG ATGAAGTTGCAAAGCCAGAAGCTGAGGATGTTGAGAAGGCTGCTGAAAAGGATGCTGGCACGAGTGTAGCAGGCACACGAGAAGATAAAAAGTAA
- the LOC119983609 gene encoding thiamine pyrophosphokinase 1 isoform X2, producing the protein MDSIRTEVHDFYAGLGTKIVDESHDQDTTDLHKCVAFIRDCTPNLEKANLCILVAGALGGRFDHEAGNINILYRFPTMRIILISDDCLIHLLPRTHHHEICIQSSVEGPHCGLIPIGFPSGSTSTTGLQWDLNNTEMSFGGLVSTSNIVKGEKVTVRSDSNLLWTISVKKSWQM; encoded by the exons ATGGATTCAATCCGAACAGAAGTACATGATTTTTATGCTGGCCTG GGAACCAAGATAGTCGATGAATCTCATGATCAGGATACCACAGACTTGCATAAATGTGTAGCCTTTATTCGTGACTGCACTCCAAACTTAGAGAAGGCCAAT CTTTGCATTCTTGTTGCTGGTGCACTTGGTGGACGGTTTGACCATGAGGCTGGCAACATTAACATTTTATATCGTTTTCCAACCATGCGAATTATCCTCATATCCGACGATTGTCTCATCCACCTTCTTCCGAGGACCCACCATCATGAGATATGTATTCAATCTTCTGTTGAGGGCCCACATTGTGGTCTCATTCCCATTGGGTTTCCATCTGGGAGCACTTCGACGACAGGGCTCCAGTGGGATCTAA ATAACACAGAGATGAGCTTTGGTGGCTTGGTAAGTACATCTAACATAGTCAAAGGGGAGAAAGTGACAGTTCGATCCGATTCGAATCTTCTTTGGACAATATCTGTTAAAAAGTCTTGGCAGATGTAG
- the LOC119984160 gene encoding uncharacterized protein LOC119984160, with amino-acid sequence MVETRRSSSSKRPLASSANPVPSPSAKRSKAGEASSKANDAAAVELSTDTNGSVKESGSGSLEPELQSPDLQADDAAKPADGEKSPDAEVEEEALASPRSIGEAAVDAAGNRQKKRPVKAAKLNTKAAWGKLLSQFSQNPHLNMCGATFTVGQSRTCNLCLNDPSVSSTLCKLRHVERGGSSVALLEISGGKGFVQVNGKIYYKNSSKTLTSGDELVFSSSGKHAYIFQQLTHDTVAATGLSSSLSILEAQSAPLKEIHIEARAGDSSAVAGASILASLCQKDISLLPPPPKTSGDVQQSTEMPQLPSGCGESDDRTPDIDMKDGPSTNEPADASLRGKTGCPSSCAAHENHNIDSLGLDSCPHAASKKISGTTYELTPLLRMLTGTSSSNYDSRGGIPKIPDEHREIRDLLKEFGSRANLIKRQALKDSLQQGILNPGSIGISFASFPYYLSDTTKNVLIASTYIQLKCDKFSKLASDLPTVSPRILLSGPAGSEIYQETLVKALATHFGARLLIVDSLLLAGGSGAKDSDLVKESSRPERVSAFAKRASHAAALQHKKPTSTVEADITGGSMINSQTPTKQETSTASSKNYTFKQGDRVKFVGSCHTVASIQPPLRGPTVGFRGKVVLAFEDNSSSKIGVRFDKSIPEGNDLGGLCEEDHGFFCSANSLRLESSAGDDVDKFAINELFEVASNESKSGSLILFMKDIEKSMVGNQDAYVAFKSKFDNLPGNVVVIGSHTQADSRKEKSHPGGLLFTKFGSNHTALLDLAFPDSFGRLHERGKETPKTMKQLSRLFPNKVGIQLPQDEALLLDWKQQLERDIETLKAQANIVSFRSVLGRIGLECPDLESLCINDQALTTENVEKIVGWALSHHLMHYSEGLARDAKLAISTESIRYGLNILLGVQNESKSLKKSLKDVVTENEFEKKLLADVIPPNDIGVTFDDIGALENVKDTLKELVMLPLQRPELFLKGQLTKPCKGILLFGPPGTGKTMLAKAVATEAGANFINISMSSITSKWFGEGEKYVKAVFSLASKIAPSVVFVDEVDSMLGRRENPGEHEAMRKMKNEFMVNWDGLRTKDKERVLVLAATNRPFDLDEAVIRRLPRRLMVNLPDASNREKILKVILAKEELSPDVELEAIANMTDGYSGSDLKNLCVTAAHFPIREILEREKKERASALAENRPLPGLHNSTDVRSLKMDDFKCAHEQVCASVSSESTNMNELLQWNDLYGEGGSRKKTSLSYFM; translated from the exons ATGGTTGAAACCAGACGCAGCTCTTCGTCTAAGCGCCCTCTCGCCTCGTCTGCTAACCCCGTGCCTTCACCATCGGCCAAGCGATCCAAG GCTGGTGAGGCATCCTCGAAGGCAAACGATGCGGCGGCGGTTGAGTTATCGACGGATACCAATGGTTCGGTCAAAGAATCTGGGTCTGGAAGTCTTGAACCGGAGCTGCAATCCCCTGATCTGCAGGCCGACGATGCTGCCAAGCCCGCCGATGGGGAGAAATCGCCAGATGCTGAGGTGGAAGAGGAGGCCTTGGCGTCTCCGCGCTCCATAG GTGAAGCTGCAGTGGATGCTGCGGGTAATCGGCAGAAGAAGCGGCCTGTGAAAGCGGCAAAACTGAATACGAAGGCTGCGTGGGGAAAGCTTCTTTCGCAGTTCTCCCAG AATCCTCACCTTAACATGTGTGGTGCTACTTTCACTGTTGGCCAAAGTCGTACTTGCAATTTGTGTCTTAATGATCCATCCGTCAGTTCTACTTTATGTAAACTGAGGCATGTTGAG CGTGGAGGTTCATCTGTTGCCCTATTGGAGATATCTGGGGGCAAAGGATTTGTCCAAGTGAATGGGAAAATTTACTACAAGAATTCCAGTAAGACATTAACTAGTGGTGATGAACTGGTTTTCAGTTCTTCTGGAAAACATGCTTAC ATTTTTCAGCAGCTCACTCATGATACTGTAGCTGCTACCGGTCTATCTTCATCATTAAGCATTCTGGAAGCACAAAGTGCTCCATTAAAGGAAATACATATTGAGGCAAGGGCAGGGGACTCCTCTGCTGTTGCTGGAGCGTCAATATTAGCCTCTTTGTGCCAGAAGGACATATCCCTTCTTCCTCCACCCCCCAAGACTAGTGGTGATGTGCAGCAAAGCACTGAGATGCCTCAACTTCCGTCTGGATGTGGAGAATCTGATGATCGCACTCCAGACATTGATATGAAGGATGGTCCGAGTACTAATGAGCCTGCTGATGCTTCTTTGAGGGGAAAAACTGGTTGTCCATCATCTTGTGCTGCTCATGAAAACCACAATATTGATAGCCTTGGATTGGATTCATGTCCACATGCCGCCTCCAAAAAGATTAGTGGGACAACGTACGAGTTGACGCCTCTACTGAGGATGCTTACGGGAACGTCATCATCTAATTATGATTCAAGAGGCGGCATTCCTAAAATACCTGATGAGCATAGGGAAATCAGGGACCTGCTGAAGGAGTTTGGTTCTCGTGCAAATTTGATTAAACGACAAGCACTTAAGGATAGTTTGCAGCAAGGAATCCTAAATCCTGGCAGCATTGGTATTTCATTTGCAAGTTTTCCATATTACCTCAG CGACACTACGAAGAATGTTTTGATAGCTTCTACATACATCCAGCTGAAGTGTGacaagttttcaaaattggCCTCAGATCTTCCTACTGTGTCTCCCCGAATATTATTATCTGGTCCAGCAG GTTCTGAGATATACCAGGAGACATTGGTGAAGGCACTTGCCACACATTTTGGGGCTAGACTTCTAATTGTTGATTCCCTTCTCTTGGCCGGT GGATCAGGGGCCAAAGATTCTGATTTGGTGAAGGAAAGTTCAAGGCCTGAGAGAGTCTCTGCATTTGCAAAACGAGCTTCACATGCTGCTGCATTGCAGCATAAAAAACCGACATCTACTGTTGAGGCTGATATTACGGGTGGCTCAATGATAAATTCTCAGACGCCGACAAAGCAGGAGACGTCAACTGCTTCATCCAAAAACTATACATTTAAACAAG GTGACAGAGTGAAGTTTGTGGGCAGCTGTCATACAGTTGCTTCCATACAACCTCCTTTGAG GGGACCGACAGTTGGTTTTCGAGGCAAAGTAGTCCTTGCTTTTGAAGACAATAGTTCCTCAAAAATTGGGGTTAGATTTGATAAATCAATCCCTGAAGGAAATGACCTTGGGGGTCTCTGCGAAGAAGATCACGGTTTCTTCTGCTCTG CTAATTCCCTTCGGTTAGAGAGTTCTGCTGGGGATGATGTTGACAAATTTGCTATTAATGAACTTTTTGAG GTTGCTTCAAATGAAAGTAAAAGTGGTTCCttgatactgtttatgaaagacATAGAGAAGTCTATGGTGGGGAATCAGGATGCATATGTGGCCTTCAAGAGTAAGTTCGACAATTTACCAGGGAATGTTGTTGTAATTGGCTCCCATACACAGGCGGACAGCCGTAAAGAGAAG TCTCATCCTGGAGGTCTTCTATTTACGAAATTTGGAAGCAATCACACAGCTTTACTTGATCTTGCTTTCCCG GATAGCTTTGGTAGGCTGCATGAGCGGGGGAAAGAGACGCCCAAAACGATGAAGCAACTTTCTCGACTTTTCCCTAACAAAGTGGGAATACAGCTGCCCCAG GATGAAGCTTTACTTTTGGACTGGAAGCAGCAGTTGGAGCGTGATATTGAAACTTTAAAAGCACAGGCCAACATTGTTAGCTTTCGCTCG GTGCTCGGTCGGATTGGCCTGGAATGCCCTGATCTTGAAAGTCTTTGCATCAATGATCAGGCTCTTACAACTGAAA ATGTGGAGAAAATAGTAGGCTGGGCTTTAAGTCACCACTTGATGCATTATTCAGAAGGTTTGGCCAGAGATGCTAAGCTTGCGATTTCTACTGAAAG TATAAGGTATGGTTTGAACATTTTACTAGGCGTTCAAAACGAAAGCAAGAGCTTGAAGAAATCACTCAAG GATGTCGTAACGGAGAATGAATTTGAGAAGAAACTTCTTGCGGATGTTATTCCTCCAAATGACATCGGGGTCACATTTGATGACATAGGAGCCTTAGAAAATGTCAAGGATACCTTGAAGGAGCTGGTGATGCTTCCTCTTCAGAGGCCGGAATTGTTTTTGAAAGGACAGCTGACTAAG CCATGCAAGGGAATTTTACTGTTTGGGCCTCCTGGCACTGGAAAAACAATGTTAGCCAAGGCTGTCGCGACTGAGGCGGGTGCAAATTTTATCAATATATCAATGTCAAGCATCACTTCAAAG TGGTTTGGTGAAGGCGAGAAATATGTTAAAGCAGTGTTCTCTTTAGCTAGTAAAATTGCTCCTAGTGTTGTTTTTGTTGACGAG GTTGATAGCATGTTGGGTAGACGTGAAAATCCAGGAGAACATGAAGCTATGCGcaaaatgaagaatgaatttatgGTGAATTGGGATGGTCTTCGTACAAAGGATAAAGAGCGGGTATTGGTACTTGCTGCCACCAATAGGCCTTTTGATCTTGACGAGGCTGTTATAAGAAGGTTACCCCGGAG GTTGATGGTTAATTTGCCTGATGCCTCCAACAGAGAGAAAATCCTTAAAGTTATCTTAGCCAAAGAAGAATTGTCACCCGATGTGGAGTTAGAGGCAATTGCAAATATGACTGATGGGTATTCTGGAAGTGACCTTAAG AATCTGTGTGTGACTGCAGCTCATTTTCCGATACGCGAAATacttgagagagaaaagaag GAGAGAGCTTCAGCATTGGCGGAAAACAGACCATTGCCTGGACTTCATAACAGCACTGATGTACGCTCTCTGAAGATGGATGATTTTAAGTGTGCGCATGAACAA GTATGTGCAAGCGTTTCATCGGAGTCTACAAATATGAATGAGCTCCTCCAGTGGAATGATTTATATGGAGAAGGTGGCTCCAGGAAAAAGACGTCTCTCAGCTACTTCATGTAG
- the LOC119983530 gene encoding uncharacterized protein OsI_027940-like isoform X1, producing the protein MSRHPELKWAQRQDKVFITVQLPDSKDAKVNLEPEGVFTFSASGGAETHLYELKLELHDKVNVEESKVHVGPRSIFCILEKAEEGWWKKLLRGDGKAPHYVKVDWDKWADEDDDTATATGPGDLDMGGMDFSNFGGMGDMGMGGMGGMGGMGGMGGMGGLSGLTGMGMGGMGGMGGMGMGGVGDDGPGEFDDSDDEDEVAKPEAEDVEKAAEKDAGTSVAGTREDKK; encoded by the exons ATGAG TCGCCATCCTGAGTTGAAGTGGGCCCAGAGGCAAGACAAAGTTTTTATCACTGTGCAATTGCCTGATTCAAAGGATGCAAAGGTGAATCTCGAGCCAGAGGGGGTCTTTACTTTCTCAGCTAGTGGTGGAGCTGAAACCCACCTTTATGAACTGAAATTGGAGCTTCATGATAAGGTCAATGTGGAG GAAAGTAAAGTCCATGTAGGGCCAAGGAGCATTTTCTGCATCTTGGAGAAAGCTGAAGAGGGATGGTGGAAAAAGTTACTGCGTGGAGATGGCAAGGCGCCTCATTACGTGAAGGTTGATTGGGACAAATGGgcggatgaagatgatgatactGCTACTGCTACTG GTCCTGGTGACTTGGACATGGGAGGAATGGATTTCTCT AATTTCGGGGGGATGGGAGACATGGGCATGGGAGGCATGGGAGGCATGGGAG GCATGGGTGGCATGGGTGGCATGGGAGGCTTGAGTGGCTTGACTGGCATGGGTATGGGAGGCATGGGTGGAATGGGCGGCATGGGTATGGGTGGCGTGGGTGATGATGGTCCAGGTGAATTTGATGATAGTGACGATGAAG ATGAAGTTGCAAAGCCAGAAGCTGAGGATGTTGAGAAGGCTGCTGAAAAGGATGCTGGCACGAGTGTAGCAGGCACACGAGAAGATAAAAAGTAA
- the LOC119983609 gene encoding thiamine pyrophosphokinase 1 isoform X1 produces MEVMTHSSTFLLPTIPADQRPSLTYALVVLNQRVPRFTPLLWKHAQLRLCADGGANRLFDEIPQLLPHEEAAEVRKRYKPDVIKGDMDSIRTEVHDFYAGLGTKIVDESHDQDTTDLHKCVAFIRDCTPNLEKANLCILVAGALGGRFDHEAGNINILYRFPTMRIILISDDCLIHLLPRTHHHEICIQSSVEGPHCGLIPIGFPSGSTSTTGLQWDLNNTEMSFGGLVSTSNIVKGEKVTVRSDSNLLWTISVKKSWQM; encoded by the exons ATGGAAGTAATGACCCATTCTTCGACCTTCCTGCTCCCTACAATCCCCGCCGATCAGCGCCCCTCTCTAACTTACGCTCTTGTCGTGCTTAACCAACGCGTACCGAGATTCACTCCTCTGCTTTGGAAGCACG CACAACTACGTCTCTGTGCCGATGGAGGCGCCAATCGCTTGTTCGATGAGATTCCGCAGTTGCTGCCCCATGAAGAGGCTGCCGAAGTTCGAAAAAG GTACAAGCCAGATGTAATCAAAGGAGACATGGATTCAATCCGAACAGAAGTACATGATTTTTATGCTGGCCTG GGAACCAAGATAGTCGATGAATCTCATGATCAGGATACCACAGACTTGCATAAATGTGTAGCCTTTATTCGTGACTGCACTCCAAACTTAGAGAAGGCCAAT CTTTGCATTCTTGTTGCTGGTGCACTTGGTGGACGGTTTGACCATGAGGCTGGCAACATTAACATTTTATATCGTTTTCCAACCATGCGAATTATCCTCATATCCGACGATTGTCTCATCCACCTTCTTCCGAGGACCCACCATCATGAGATATGTATTCAATCTTCTGTTGAGGGCCCACATTGTGGTCTCATTCCCATTGGGTTTCCATCTGGGAGCACTTCGACGACAGGGCTCCAGTGGGATCTAA ATAACACAGAGATGAGCTTTGGTGGCTTGGTAAGTACATCTAACATAGTCAAAGGGGAGAAAGTGACAGTTCGATCCGATTCGAATCTTCTTTGGACAATATCTGTTAAAAAGTCTTGGCAGATGTAG